A genomic segment from Neobacillus sp. YX16 encodes:
- the spxA gene encoding transcriptional regulator SpxA: MVTLYTSPSCTSCRKAKSWLEEHEIPYTERNIFSEPLSIEEIKEILRMTEDGTDEIISTRSKTFQKLDVNLDTMPLQDLFELIKANPGLLRRPIIIDEKRLQVGYNEDEIRRFLPRRVRTFQLREAQRMVN; encoded by the coding sequence ATGGTAACATTATACACTTCACCAAGTTGTACATCATGCAGAAAAGCAAAATCATGGTTAGAAGAACATGAAATCCCATATACTGAGCGAAATATTTTTTCTGAGCCATTGTCAATTGAAGAAATTAAAGAAATTCTTCGAATGACAGAAGACGGTACAGATGAAATTATTTCTACACGGTCTAAGACATTTCAAAAATTAGATGTGAACCTAGACACAATGCCATTGCAGGACTTATTTGAATTAATTAAAGCTAACCCTGGACTATTACGTCGTCCTATTATTATCGACGAAAAGCGTTTGCAGGTTGGCTATAATGAGGATGAAATTAGACGGTTTCTACCGAGGAGAGTTCGAACTTTCCAATTAAGAGAAGCACAGCGTATGGTGAATTAA
- the mecA gene encoding adaptor protein MecA → MEIERINENTVKFYISYGDIEERGFDREEIWYNRERSEELFWEMMDEVHQEEEFVVEGPLWIQVQALEKGLEILVTKAQVSKDGQKFELPIPNEKLKDLPIDGNIEDILDQHFNPGQRDDDDLLLEEESLEFLIAFKDFEDVIMLSNRGGLDDLITVLYNFDNKYYLYTEFPEDLFEEDEIDDILSILLEYGYETQLTIHRIQEYGKEIIAENVFAVIRKHFK, encoded by the coding sequence ATGGAAATCGAACGAATTAATGAGAATACAGTTAAGTTTTACATCTCTTATGGTGATATAGAAGAACGAGGCTTTGATCGTGAAGAAATTTGGTACAATCGGGAGCGAAGTGAAGAACTTTTTTGGGAAATGATGGATGAAGTCCATCAAGAAGAAGAGTTTGTTGTGGAAGGACCTCTGTGGATTCAAGTGCAGGCTTTAGAAAAAGGGCTGGAAATTCTTGTGACGAAGGCACAGGTTTCAAAGGATGGACAAAAGTTTGAGCTTCCAATTCCAAATGAAAAATTAAAGGATTTGCCTATTGATGGCAATATTGAAGATATCTTGGATCAGCATTTCAACCCTGGACAACGTGACGATGACGACCTTTTACTTGAAGAAGAGTCTTTAGAGTTTTTAATTGCTTTCAAAGATTTTGAAGACGTCATTATGTTGTCAAATCGAGGCGGACTTGATGATTTAATCACTGTATTGTACAACTTTGATAATAAATATTATTTATATACTGAGTTTCCTGAAGATTTGTTTGAAGAGGACGAAATCGATGATATCCTAAGTATCCTGTTAGAATATGGTTATGAAACACAGTTAACCATCCATCGAATCCAGGAGTATGGTAAAGAGATAATAGCTGAAAATGTATTTGCTGTAATAAGAAAGCATTTCAAATAA
- the cls gene encoding cardiolipin synthase: MKNTVRVVLFVLVLSVLMFFFKEYINDGVFGFLSLLITLSVIFISFVIFLENRHPTQTITWLVVLGSFPLVGFFFYLLFGRNYRKEKMYRKKYFLDKQAFLTVEGENDPRGEEKLGLMAEHQARLFTLAQKLGNSPISFDTSTKVLTNGEETFHHILEQLNRARHHIHIEYYIVRDDRIGQEIKEILIEKAAQGVEVRFLYDAVGSWKLSKKYINELKNAGIETVCFGPVKLPFLNNKFNFRNHRKIIVIDGMIGFVGGLNIGDEYLGRNQTYGFWRDTHLMLRGEAVRSLQLIFLQDWYYMTNHSFLTAEYLSPQIDEKNHGGVQLIAGGPDNEWSVIKNIFFSMITSAKESVWIASPYFIPDEDIFSAIKVAALSGIDVRLLVPNRPDKRIVFHASRSYFPELLEAGVKVYEYERGFMHSKIVIVDHELASIGTSNMDMRSFHLNFEVNAFLFRTKSTQKLVAEYINDLEYAKELELISFRKRHIGLRLIESTARLLSPLL; the protein is encoded by the coding sequence CTGAAAAACACGGTAAGGGTTGTATTGTTTGTACTGGTTCTATCCGTACTTATGTTTTTCTTTAAGGAGTATATAAATGATGGGGTATTTGGTTTTCTGAGTCTTTTAATAACGTTGTCTGTCATTTTTATTTCATTCGTTATTTTTTTAGAGAATCGACATCCAACACAAACTATAACCTGGTTAGTTGTATTGGGGAGCTTTCCTCTAGTAGGTTTCTTTTTCTATTTACTTTTCGGAAGGAATTATCGTAAGGAGAAAATGTATCGGAAGAAATATTTTCTTGATAAACAAGCTTTTTTGACCGTGGAGGGTGAAAATGACCCGCGAGGTGAAGAAAAACTTGGATTAATGGCCGAGCACCAAGCAAGGCTATTTACTTTGGCGCAAAAATTGGGGAACAGTCCCATCTCCTTTGATACGTCAACGAAGGTATTAACCAACGGGGAGGAAACCTTTCATCACATTCTTGAGCAATTGAATAGAGCCAGACATCACATCCATATTGAGTATTATATTGTCCGGGATGATCGGATTGGACAAGAAATTAAAGAAATTTTAATTGAAAAGGCAGCACAAGGGGTTGAAGTCCGGTTTCTATACGATGCAGTGGGTTCATGGAAATTATCGAAAAAGTATATCAATGAGCTAAAAAACGCTGGAATAGAAACAGTATGTTTCGGTCCTGTAAAACTGCCATTTTTAAATAATAAATTTAATTTCAGAAATCATCGGAAAATAATTGTGATTGATGGAATGATTGGGTTTGTCGGCGGACTAAATATCGGTGACGAATACTTAGGCAGGAATCAAACATATGGCTTCTGGCGAGACACCCATTTAATGTTAAGAGGGGAAGCCGTTCGATCATTGCAGCTGATTTTTTTACAAGATTGGTATTACATGACCAATCATAGCTTCTTAACGGCAGAATATTTGTCTCCTCAAATAGATGAAAAAAACCATGGTGGAGTTCAGCTAATTGCCGGGGGTCCGGATAATGAATGGAGTGTAATAAAAAATATTTTTTTCTCGATGATTACATCTGCAAAAGAGTCTGTTTGGATTGCCTCACCATACTTTATCCCTGATGAGGACATTTTTTCCGCGATAAAAGTGGCTGCCCTTAGCGGGATTGATGTGAGATTGCTTGTACCCAACCGGCCTGACAAACGAATTGTCTTCCATGCCTCACGTTCTTATTTTCCAGAGCTATTGGAAGCAGGCGTTAAGGTATACGAATATGAACGCGGGTTTATGCATAGTAAAATTGTCATTGTTGATCATGAACTTGCCTCTATAGGGACTTCAAATATGGATATGCGCAGCTTTCATTTGAATTTTGAGGTTAATGCTTTTTTATTTCGTACAAAAAGTACCCAGAAGCTAGTGGCAGAATATATTAATGATTTAGAATATGCTAAGGAGCTTGAATTAATCTCATTTAGGAAGAGGCATATTGGCTTGCGGTTAATTGAGTCAACAGCAAGGTTACTTTCACCGCTTCTTTAA
- a CDS encoding competence protein CoiA family protein, with amino-acid sequence MLNAKTSSGTTFSLGNHYRKENLLSLRKTEKFFCPVCGEAVSLKLGNQRIYHFSHRSGTVCRDIFESETIYHMEGKLQLYQWLKEQQIPAELEYFDHIIGQRPDIMFHYDGNKYALEFQCSPITEEIFIKRTDSYFQQNYIPLWIIGGNHIKAKRSNVFSLSNFHYFFLRETKGRQLLLPSYCPEEKQFQILSSILPYSIKNTIANSLHFSIQNAGIEDILTPKWIAHSNFSKWLNEHEKSTMYWSLHPSPDQNRFLREIYHHNLNLYLLPPEIGLPVHHSLLIQTPAIVWQTYLYLDALEDKSPNDLINLKEVERNFNDRIKTKEITIRKLPQIPRETSFLAVKEYFLQLERLGIVIKRNETTYQLQNRIYIPKTNREKEERRNEFIQKNRTILAKT; translated from the coding sequence TTGTTAAATGCTAAAACAAGTTCAGGAACAACATTTAGCTTAGGTAATCATTATAGGAAGGAGAATCTATTATCTCTACGGAAAACGGAGAAGTTTTTTTGTCCGGTCTGTGGGGAAGCCGTTTCTCTTAAATTGGGCAATCAACGAATTTACCACTTTTCTCATCGAAGCGGAACGGTTTGTAGGGATATTTTTGAAAGTGAAACAATTTATCATATGGAAGGAAAGCTCCAGCTCTACCAATGGCTTAAAGAGCAGCAAATCCCTGCAGAATTAGAATATTTTGATCACATCATCGGGCAGCGCCCTGATATCATGTTCCATTATGATGGAAACAAATATGCATTGGAATTTCAATGTTCACCCATAACAGAAGAAATATTTATCAAACGAACGGATTCCTACTTTCAACAGAATTATATCCCACTTTGGATTATAGGCGGTAATCATATAAAAGCAAAAAGGAGTAATGTTTTCTCCCTGTCAAACTTCCATTATTTCTTTTTAAGAGAAACAAAGGGCAGACAGTTGTTACTTCCTTCTTATTGCCCCGAAGAAAAACAGTTCCAAATCCTCAGTTCAATTCTTCCTTATTCGATAAAAAATACAATCGCAAATTCCCTTCATTTTTCTATTCAAAATGCCGGAATTGAGGATATTTTAACACCCAAATGGATCGCTCACTCAAACTTCTCTAAATGGTTAAATGAACATGAGAAATCTACCATGTATTGGTCACTTCATCCTAGTCCCGACCAAAATCGTTTTCTTCGCGAAATTTATCATCATAACCTCAACTTATATTTGCTTCCCCCGGAAATCGGTTTACCTGTTCACCATTCTCTTCTAATCCAAACACCTGCAATTGTCTGGCAAACCTATTTGTATTTAGACGCCTTGGAGGACAAATCACCCAATGATCTTATTAATCTGAAAGAGGTTGAAAGAAATTTTAACGATAGAATTAAAACCAAGGAGATTACGATAAGGAAACTGCCTCAAATTCCAAGAGAAACATCCTTTTTAGCGGTGAAAGAGTATTTTCTTCAACTAGAGAGACTTGGCATCGTTATAAAAAGAAACGAAACGACGTACCAACTACAAAATAGGATTTACATCCCCAAAACAAACCGAGAAAAGGAAGAAAGAAGGAACGAATTTATTCAAAAAAATAGGACCATCCTAGCAAAAACATAA
- the pepF gene encoding oligoendopeptidase F, with the protein MANEAAVKALPARSEIPVEDTWKLEDIFSSDQEWEQEFQEVKNQISGIKEFEGKLGESADTLYNALQFQDKLLERIGKLYTYAHMRYDQDTTNSFYQGLDDRMKNLYSQAGSQLAFIVPEILALEENKVNGFLNEKDELKLYEHAIEEINLQRPHVLSAEQEALLAEASEVMDASSNTFGMLNNADLKFPSVKDENGEEVEITHGRYIRFLESGNQNVRRDAFKAVYETYGNFRNTFASTISGNVKKDNFNARIRKYDSARHAALSANNIPESVYDNLVNTVNDNLHLLHRYVKLRKKVLGVNELHMYDLYTPLVKDVKMEIPYKQAEELVVKGLAPLGEEYSQILKEGFENRWVDVHENKGKRSGAYSSGAYGTNPYILMNWQDNVNNLFTLAHEFGHSVHSYYTRKNQPYPYGNYSIFVAEVASTCNEALLNDYLLKTIDDEQKRIYLLNHYLEGFRGTVFRQTMFAEYEHLIHQKAQNNEALTADLLTSEYYALNKKYFGDEDIVIDEEIDLEWARIPHFYYNYYVYQYATGFSAATALSKQILEEGEPAVKRYIDFLSSGSSDYPIEVLKKAGVDMTSADPIKDACKVFEEKLNELEQLLS; encoded by the coding sequence ATGGCAAATGAAGCTGCAGTAAAAGCATTGCCTGCTAGAAGTGAAATACCTGTTGAAGATACATGGAAATTAGAAGATATATTTTCAAGTGATCAAGAATGGGAACAAGAATTTCAAGAAGTAAAAAACCAGATTTCTGGGATTAAGGAATTTGAAGGGAAACTTGGAGAGAGTGCTGATACGCTTTATAATGCGCTTCAATTTCAAGATAAGCTTCTTGAGAGAATTGGAAAGCTTTATACATACGCCCATATGCGCTATGACCAGGATACGACTAATTCCTTTTACCAGGGATTAGATGATAGGATGAAAAACCTTTACTCTCAAGCAGGCAGTCAATTAGCATTCATTGTCCCTGAAATTCTTGCTCTTGAGGAAAATAAGGTGAATGGATTTTTAAATGAGAAGGATGAATTAAAGCTTTATGAGCATGCCATTGAGGAAATTAACCTTCAAAGACCACACGTCTTGTCTGCAGAGCAGGAAGCCTTGTTAGCTGAAGCAAGTGAAGTGATGGATGCATCTAGTAATACCTTCGGGATGTTAAATAACGCTGATTTAAAATTCCCTTCTGTTAAAGATGAAAATGGTGAAGAGGTTGAAATTACTCATGGACGTTACATCCGATTTCTTGAAAGTGGAAATCAAAACGTTCGTCGAGACGCGTTTAAGGCTGTTTACGAAACGTATGGAAACTTCCGAAATACTTTTGCCAGCACAATAAGCGGCAATGTAAAAAAGGATAATTTTAATGCAAGAATTAGAAAATACGACTCTGCAAGGCATGCGGCACTATCAGCCAATAATATTCCTGAAAGCGTCTATGATAATTTAGTTAACACGGTAAACGATAATTTACATTTATTGCACCGCTACGTTAAACTTCGGAAAAAAGTATTAGGTGTTAACGAATTGCATATGTATGATTTATATACACCTCTAGTAAAAGACGTTAAAATGGAAATCCCTTACAAACAGGCGGAGGAGCTTGTTGTAAAAGGCCTCGCTCCATTAGGGGAGGAGTATTCACAAATCTTAAAAGAAGGATTTGAAAACCGCTGGGTAGATGTTCATGAGAATAAAGGAAAGCGCAGCGGTGCTTATTCTTCTGGGGCTTATGGCACCAATCCTTATATCCTAATGAATTGGCAGGATAATGTGAATAACTTATTTACATTGGCTCATGAATTTGGTCATTCCGTTCACAGCTACTATACAAGAAAGAATCAGCCATACCCGTATGGAAACTATTCTATTTTTGTTGCTGAGGTAGCCTCAACCTGTAATGAAGCACTTTTAAATGATTATTTATTGAAAACGATTGATGATGAACAAAAAAGAATCTATTTATTAAACCATTATTTAGAAGGATTCAGAGGCACTGTATTCCGTCAAACCATGTTTGCAGAATATGAGCATTTAATCCATCAAAAAGCTCAAAATAATGAGGCGCTGACAGCCGATTTATTAACGAGTGAATATTATGCATTAAATAAGAAGTATTTTGGTGATGAGGATATTGTGATTGATGAAGAAATCGACTTAGAATGGGCTCGAATTCCTCATTTCTATTACAATTATTATGTGTATCAATATGCTACCGGCTTTAGTGCAGCTACTGCATTAAGTAAGCAAATCTTAGAGGAAGGTGAGCCTGCTGTTAAACGCTATATCGATTTCTTAAGTTCTGGAAGCTCTGACTACCCAATCGAAGTTCTTAAGAAAGCCGGTGTGGATATGACTAGCGCTGACCCGATTAAGGATGCATGTAAAGTATTTGAAGAGAAATTAAATGAATTAGAGCAGTTATTATCTTAA
- a CDS encoding ClpXP adapter SpxH family protein: MSIPGFTSRPNSYSYDKKPLEIYMFIDPLCPECWALEPILKKLHIEYGRYFSIKHVLSGRIANLNVSKKKNYEVIAELWEKTASRSGMSCDGSLWLENPVASPYIASVAIKAAELQGRRAGIRFLRKLQEKLFIDKQNISHIEVLTSCAENAGLDVEEFISDFHSESAAKAFQCDLKITTEMEVQEIPTLVFFNENAEDEGIKITGPYPYEVYVQILEEMLSVEPEKNQPPPLEKFLEYFKLVASKEIAVVYNLSISQVEREMKQLLLLQKVEQLPAKYGTFWRYLED, encoded by the coding sequence GTGAGTATTCCTGGATTCACTTCAAGGCCAAACTCCTACAGTTATGACAAGAAGCCGCTTGAAATATATATGTTCATCGATCCTTTATGCCCAGAGTGTTGGGCACTTGAGCCTATCTTAAAAAAATTACACATTGAATATGGCAGATATTTTTCCATAAAACATGTGTTAAGTGGTCGTATCGCAAATTTAAATGTCAGCAAAAAGAAAAATTATGAAGTGATTGCGGAATTATGGGAAAAGACAGCAAGCAGATCAGGGATGTCCTGTGATGGAAGCCTTTGGTTAGAAAATCCAGTAGCTTCCCCGTATATAGCCTCTGTTGCAATAAAGGCAGCTGAGCTGCAAGGCAGACGAGCAGGCATACGGTTTCTACGCAAGCTGCAGGAAAAACTTTTTATCGATAAACAAAACATCTCCCATATTGAAGTATTAACATCCTGTGCTGAAAATGCAGGATTAGATGTAGAGGAGTTCATATCCGATTTTCATTCTGAAAGCGCGGCTAAAGCATTCCAGTGTGACCTAAAAATCACCACTGAGATGGAGGTACAAGAAATACCGACGCTTGTATTTTTTAACGAGAATGCAGAGGATGAGGGCATTAAAATTACCGGGCCCTACCCTTATGAAGTCTATGTGCAAATTCTTGAAGAAATGCTTTCTGTAGAGCCTGAAAAAAATCAGCCGCCCCCTTTAGAAAAATTTCTGGAGTATTTTAAACTAGTAGCTTCTAAAGAAATTGCCGTAGTTTATAATTTGTCAATCTCTCAAGTAGAGCGAGAAATGAAACAATTGCTTTTACTTCAAAAGGTGGAACAACTTCCGGCAAAGTATGGAACATTCTGGCGGTATCTTGAAGACTAA
- a CDS encoding globin, with protein sequence MNEKKPTPYEALGEAALHRLVDTFYGLVAQHPDLAPIFPNDFSEIARKQKQFLTQYLGGPPLYTEEHGHPMMRARHLPFPITPARAKAWLSCMTQAMDKTGLEGPFRDEFYSRLYLTAQHMINKPDGSEIPGENS encoded by the coding sequence ATGAATGAGAAAAAGCCTACTCCATATGAGGCCCTTGGCGAAGCTGCTCTACATCGTCTCGTGGATACTTTTTATGGTCTAGTTGCACAACATCCTGATCTTGCTCCAATCTTTCCAAATGACTTTTCAGAAATTGCCCGAAAACAAAAGCAATTTTTAACACAATATTTGGGAGGACCACCATTGTATACAGAGGAGCATGGTCATCCGATGATGCGTGCACGACATTTGCCTTTTCCCATTACTCCTGCTCGTGCAAAGGCATGGCTTTCATGCATGACACAAGCGATGGACAAGACTGGTTTAGAGGGTCCATTTAGGGATGAATTTTATTCTAGGCTCTATCTTACTGCTCAGCATATGATTAATAAGCCTGATGGCAGTGAGATACCGGGTGAAAATTCGTGA
- a CDS encoding CYTH domain-containing protein, giving the protein MSETIEIEFKNLLTKVEYENLLKTFNVKEKDIVMQSNHYFDTPEFALKNLGSALRIREKKNNFELTLKQPAAVGLLETTQLLSANEFKAAIQQQIFPKGIVQERIEQLKIAFNKIVYFGSLTTKRAEFPYKEGLLVLDHSFYLNKEDYEIEYEVEDFQSGQLVFQGLLKQYEIPIRKTQNKIARFYQQKL; this is encoded by the coding sequence ATGTCAGAGACAATCGAAATTGAATTTAAGAACTTACTTACTAAAGTTGAATATGAAAATCTTCTTAAAACATTTAATGTTAAGGAAAAGGATATTGTCATGCAATCAAATCATTACTTCGACACACCGGAATTTGCTTTAAAGAACCTAGGTTCTGCCCTAAGAATCAGAGAAAAAAAGAATAACTTTGAATTGACGTTAAAACAACCGGCAGCTGTTGGACTTTTAGAAACGACACAACTTTTATCTGCAAATGAGTTTAAGGCAGCCATTCAACAGCAGATATTCCCAAAGGGAATTGTCCAGGAACGAATAGAACAATTAAAAATTGCATTTAACAAAATTGTATATTTTGGATCTCTCACAACCAAAAGAGCTGAATTCCCCTACAAAGAGGGTTTACTTGTATTGGATCATAGCTTTTATTTAAACAAAGAAGACTATGAGATTGAATACGAAGTGGAAGATTTCCAAAGTGGACAACTTGTATTTCAAGGACTACTTAAACAATATGAAATACCTATACGAAAAACTCAGAATAAGATTGCTCGGTTTTACCAGCAAAAATTATAA
- a CDS encoding GTP pyrophosphokinase family protein, with protein sequence MKHWDQFLAPYKQAVSELKIKLKGMRGQFELDSSHSPIEFVTGRVKPIASILDKANQKGIPLDKLEEEMQDIAGMRIMCQFVDDIHHVVSLLRNRNDLQIVEERDYISYKKTSGYRSYHVVIMYPVQTIHGEKRILAEIQIRTLAMNFWATIEHTLSYKYKGIFPTDIQMRLQRAAEAAFRLDEEMSLIRGEIQEAQAFFTRNKEFKQEEKS encoded by the coding sequence ATGAAGCATTGGGACCAGTTTTTAGCTCCATATAAACAGGCAGTGTCAGAGTTGAAAATAAAATTAAAAGGGATGAGAGGACAATTTGAGCTAGATTCCAGCCATTCACCAATTGAATTTGTGACGGGGAGAGTTAAGCCAATTGCAAGTATCCTTGATAAAGCAAATCAAAAGGGTATTCCACTAGATAAATTGGAAGAAGAAATGCAGGATATTGCTGGAATGCGAATCATGTGTCAATTTGTAGACGACATTCATCATGTTGTTAGCTTATTAAGAAATCGAAATGATCTTCAAATTGTTGAGGAAAGGGATTATATTTCATACAAAAAGACAAGTGGATATCGCTCTTACCATGTAGTTATCATGTATCCTGTTCAAACAATTCATGGAGAAAAAAGGATTCTTGCTGAAATACAAATAAGAACCTTAGCGATGAACTTTTGGGCAACAATTGAACACACATTGAGTTATAAATATAAAGGGATTTTCCCAACTGATATTCAAATGAGGCTCCAGCGAGCTGCGGAAGCAGCATTTCGTTTAGATGAAGAAATGTCATTGATTCGTGGTGAAATCCAAGAGGCCCAAGCGTTTTTTACGAGAAATAAAGAGTTTAAACAAGAAGAGAAAAGCTGA
- a CDS encoding NAD kinase, whose amino-acid sequence MKFAITSKGDQKSNILMHKMRTYLLDFDLIYDEDQPDIVVSIGGDGTLLYAFHRYSSRLDKTAFVGIHTGHLGFYADWTPDEIEKLVIAIAKTPYQVVEYPLIEVIIRYQHAGKESRYLALNESTVKSVEGTLVMDVEIRGQHFERFRGDGLCVSTPSGSTAYNKALGGAIIHPSISALQVAEMASINNRVFRTVGSPLILPSHHTCMLKPVNRVDFQVTVDHLTLLHKDVKSIQFRVPDEKIRFARFRPFPFWKRVHDSFISDSD is encoded by the coding sequence ATGAAATTTGCCATTACATCCAAAGGAGATCAAAAGTCGAATATCTTAATGCACAAGATGAGAACGTATTTACTGGACTTTGATCTTATTTACGACGAGGACCAACCAGATATTGTCGTCTCAATTGGAGGCGACGGGACACTTCTATATGCTTTTCACCGATACAGCAGCCGCTTGGATAAGACCGCTTTTGTTGGTATTCATACTGGACATTTAGGTTTTTATGCTGACTGGACACCTGATGAAATTGAGAAGCTCGTCATTGCGATTGCCAAGACACCATATCAGGTTGTTGAATATCCATTAATTGAAGTAATCATCCGTTACCAGCATGCAGGTAAGGAATCCAGATATCTTGCACTAAACGAATCAACTGTCAAAAGTGTTGAAGGGACATTGGTTATGGATGTGGAAATACGCGGGCAGCACTTTGAACGGTTTCGAGGGGATGGTTTATGTGTCTCCACGCCATCAGGCAGTACTGCTTACAATAAAGCACTTGGTGGGGCTATTATCCATCCATCGATATCTGCATTACAGGTTGCAGAGATGGCTTCAATAAATAATCGCGTTTTTCGAACGGTTGGATCACCTCTAATCCTGCCATCCCATCATACTTGTATGCTGAAACCAGTTAATCGGGTAGATTTCCAAGTAACGGTTGATCATCTTACTTTACTTCATAAAGATGTAAAATCAATTCAATTCAGGGTGCCAGATGAAAAAATTCGCTTTGCTCGTTTTCGTCCATTTCCTTTTTGGAAGAGGGTCCATGATTCATTTATATCGGATTCCGATTAA
- a CDS encoding RluA family pseudouridine synthase: MISGFQLQWEVNKQQAGRMIKEFLKEEEISRIALTDIKFNGGKILVNDIEVNVRYVLKEGEFLTVIFPPENPSAGAAGEKIPLEILFEDQYLLIVNKPAGMSTIPSREHPTGSLANALIGYYEEIGIRATSHIVTRLDRDTSGIVLIAKHRHVHHLLSKQQKNGNIKRTYEALAEGNLVLEEGSIEEPIGRKLDSIIEREVRSDGQYACTHYKVLNRYKEFTHVELQLKTGRTHQIRVHMSFIGHPLLGDDLYGGNQTLINRQALHCKKIHFPHPFSGQDMNFTLNLPEDLNVLIKADS; encoded by the coding sequence ATGATATCAGGTTTTCAACTTCAGTGGGAAGTTAATAAACAGCAAGCAGGCCGAATGATTAAGGAATTCTTGAAAGAAGAAGAGATATCTCGAATTGCTCTAACGGATATTAAATTTAATGGCGGGAAAATTCTGGTGAATGACATTGAAGTGAATGTTCGTTATGTGTTAAAAGAGGGTGAATTCTTAACCGTTATTTTTCCTCCTGAAAACCCAAGTGCAGGGGCAGCAGGGGAAAAAATCCCATTGGAGATTCTTTTTGAAGACCAATATTTACTGATTGTTAACAAACCTGCTGGCATGAGTACCATTCCATCGCGAGAACATCCCACAGGAAGTCTGGCTAACGCCTTGATAGGATACTATGAAGAAATTGGAATAAGAGCTACCTCTCATATTGTCACCCGTTTGGATAGAGATACTTCTGGTATTGTCTTAATTGCAAAGCATCGCCATGTTCATCATCTACTAAGCAAACAACAGAAAAATGGTAATATAAAAAGAACATATGAAGCACTTGCAGAGGGTAATCTTGTACTCGAAGAAGGTTCAATTGAGGAGCCGATTGGAAGAAAGTTGGACAGTATTATTGAAAGAGAGGTACGGAGTGACGGGCAATATGCGTGCACCCATTACAAGGTACTTAATAGATATAAAGAGTTTACACATGTTGAATTACAGCTAAAGACTGGTCGAACACATCAAATTAGGGTTCACATGTCTTTTATTGGGCACCCCTTATTGGGAGATGACCTATACGGGGGTAACCAAACGCTGATTAATCGGCAGGCACTACATTGTAAAAAGATTCATTTTCCTCACCCATTTAGTGGCCAGGATATGAATTTCACATTAAACCTTCCTGAAGATTTGAATGTATTAATAAAGGCTGACTCCTAG
- the prpE gene encoding bis(5'-nucleosyl)-tetraphosphatase PrpE — protein sequence MKIDIIGDIHGCLPEFEALTKKLGYQWSDGIPSHPENRLLGFVGDLTDRGPSSLKVAEIVWRLVIEQKKAFYTPGNHCNKLYRYFLGNKVQETHGLETTVAEFKSLPRKEQQTTKRKFIELYEKSPLHLIVDQDKLVIAHAGIKEEFIGKTNSKVKTFVLYGDITGEKNPDGSPVRRDWAKQYAGKPLIVYGHTPVREPRVINNTYNIDTGAVFGGKLTALRYPELEIVSVDSTMPYIGEKFKDFA from the coding sequence ATGAAAATTGATATCATCGGAGATATACATGGCTGTTTGCCAGAATTTGAAGCTTTAACTAAGAAGTTGGGTTACCAGTGGAGTGATGGAATCCCGTCTCATCCCGAAAACAGGCTGTTAGGTTTTGTTGGCGATTTAACGGATCGCGGTCCATCTTCTCTAAAGGTTGCTGAAATAGTATGGCGACTGGTAATAGAGCAGAAAAAGGCATTTTACACACCTGGAAACCATTGTAATAAACTGTATCGTTACTTTCTTGGGAATAAGGTTCAGGAAACCCATGGGCTTGAAACAACTGTAGCAGAATTCAAATCACTGCCACGAAAAGAACAGCAAACCACTAAAAGGAAATTCATCGAACTCTATGAAAAATCGCCGCTTCATTTAATAGTAGATCAAGATAAGCTAGTTATTGCCCACGCTGGGATCAAAGAAGAATTTATCGGCAAAACAAACTCTAAAGTGAAGACGTTTGTCCTTTATGGAGATATTACAGGTGAGAAAAACCCAGATGGTTCTCCTGTAAGAAGAGATTGGGCTAAGCAGTATGCTGGTAAGCCTTTAATCGTTTATGGTCACACACCGGTAAGAGAACCAAGAGTTATTAATAATACCTATAATATTGATACTGGAGCTGTTTTTGGGGGTAAGTTAACTGCCCTCCGGTACCCAGAGTTGGAAATAGTTTCTGTAGATTCTACTATGCCATACATAGGAGAAAAATTTAAAGACTTTGCTTAA